The genomic window GCGGGAGGAGGAAAATGTGGAGGGGTAGGGGGTAGGGTTTCGGTTTCGGCGGTCGGCTTAAATAGCCAGGCTAGACACTACGCGGCCAGCCGGAGCGGCGCCACGTGGAGACATCGATCCGATGGAGGAGACGAGTTTCAGATCGCCGGTTTCGAACTGTTTTCATGTGGGACCCCAGCATCGGTCCAACGTGGCGGACACGCCTGGGCacccccatatttgggctggatatgaggggtgccgttCAGTCTGGATTTTTAAGGCCCGTTTAAGGCACCTATCTGAGTCGTATTTTCATGACCGATTAGTGACCGGGCCATCGGCCCGGGCGTACATAGCGGATTTTGGGTGTCCGGCTGGCTGCAGATGCTCTTAGATCATACGCATATGGCAAAGGAAAGGTAACATAACTAAAGGGTAGGCAACGCAACAGGCAGTCAAATGTCTTGTGTGAGAATCTAATGCACCATCAACATCCAGTAGTTAACTATGGACACTGTGTGGTTACCTTTAGTTTACAtgtgttgttgccctcgtactttGCGCCTCCCCTCTTTTTTATGTCCGGTCACGCATCATGGACACCTTGGTTCTAAAGCTTTTTAGTTTCTTCTTAATAACTTGAAGCGCATGCGCATATATCCCTATCCACGCGAAAGTAGACAAAACAAATGCAAATCAATGATCACTACCGTTGCATGTACCCCCGTATGTAATCATATATAGCTTTCACGCTCAGATTTGCACATAGAATCGAGTACATTGCTTATGAATCGAGCGAAGCATATGTCCTTGTTCCAAATAGTCAACAATTTTCTTTAGGAAccatgttttttttttgcgaaataggaACCACGGATGAATTATGATTTATGAGACAAGGTGCTACTTTTGGTCACACCATGATGCATGTGTGCAAATTCAGCCTCGTCTGAAACCAAACCTCTCCGACCCTACAGCCACAGTCAAAGGCATCAATCACACGCAACTAGATATGCGCACCGGAGACATGCATGCATCGATGCATATAGCGGAAATTCCTAATAGAGCTCGGGCTCCATGGAGCttaatttttcaaaattttaaaaatcaaCTTTCTAAGTTTCAGAAAAATCTGACGTAAACTACACATGTACTTACGGATGTATACTACATGTttgtaaaatttcatgatgaaatactttCTGATGTGAGCTACCAAAAAAACATGACTTTTATAACACATGGACTATTCACTCCAAAGTTCGCGAACATTTTTGTGGCCTTCAACTGTCCGTGTAATATAGGAAAACATTCATAGAGTTGCAGTCTTGTATGCTATGTTTGTACCTTTTCACCATCTTGCGAGCAGAAAACCTCAACTAAGTTCCATTTTACTGGAAAATTTCCTATGAACATGCTACTTAGTTCCCGAGGCTCCGGGCACGCTGCAAGGGTGGTCAAGAGAACTGTCACGCAAGTACACAAAGACCCATCCACGAGAACAAGTTGTAATTTTAAGAAAGCAAAGCTAAAGCCAGTAGTATGCAACACATGCAACCACATGGTCCTGTTCATTGTAGACCGGTGCGGTAGCATGAGTGTAGCTAACTACTTTTGGCAGAGGTGTATGGACTCACCTCAACTACTTGAAGCAGAGGAGTTCCATTCATACAAAACCCTCTGCTTCAAGTTGTATATAAACCCCTCAAACTGTGCCATGTGAGCTGCATCACGCAAGGGATCCAGCACTAGCTAGCTCCGGGCAGATCAGGAACACATTGCCCCAAAGCCCCCAACGGATTAGAGATGGTGGCTGCCATAGTTGCCGTGGTTGTGGCGGTTGTGTGCTTGCGGCTGCCGGCGGTGGCTCGCGGGCAGCTCCAGGTGGGCTTCTACAACACGAGCTGCCCCAACGCGGAGTCGCTGGTCCAGCAGGCCGTCGCCAGCGCCTTCGCCAACGACTCCGGCATCGCCGCCGGCCTCATCCGCCTCCATTTCCATGACTGCTTTGTCCGGGTACGTATCGCCTAACCCCTAGATCCCTTACGCTCTTGTCTAGCACATCAATATCCATCCTCCCGAGTTGTTCCCTAGCCACCTTGGCTGCAATCAAAATATACGTAACAGTATTATTTTCTTATCTTCCCGGATGCATCACACCGAGTGATACGTGCGATGCTACACTTTGGACAGATCTTTACATGATTTGATGTTActgctagtactactactacttacGTTTTGGTCTGCTCGTTCAGGGATGTGACGCCTCCGTGCTGCTCGTGTCCGCCAACGGCACGGCTGAGCGCGACGCGGCCCCGAACAAGCCGAGCCTCCGGGGCTTCGAGGTGATCGACGCCGCCAAGGCCGCCGTGGAGAAGAGCTGCGCGCGcaccgtctcctgcgccgacatcgTGGCCTTCGCCGCCCGCGACAGCATCAACCTCACCGGGCAGGCCGCGTACCAGGTCCCCTCGGGCCGGCGCGACGGCAACTTCTCCCTCGATCAGGACGCGCTCAACAACCTGCCTCCGCCCACGTTCACGGCGCAGCAGCTCGTCGACCGCTTCGCCAACAAGACCCTCACCGCCGAGGAGATGGTCATCCTCTCCGGCGCCCACACCGTGGGTCGCTCCTTCTGCAGCTCCTTCCTCGCCCGCATCTGGAACAACACCACCGCCACCGTACGTCCTCCGATCCCTTGTAACACTTGCAGTTACAACCGTCCATGGTGACCATGTAACGGAAAACTACTGGCGTGCGTGCAGGTGGACACGGGGCTGAGCCCAGCGTACGCGGCGCTGCTGCAGGCGCTGTGCCCGTCGAGTCCGAACGCGGCCACGACGACGGCGGTCGATCCGACAACGCCCGCGGTGCTGGACAACAACTACTACAAGCTCCTGTCGCTCAACCTCGGCCTCTTCTTCTCCGACAACCAGCTGCGGACCAACGCCACGCTCAACACGTCCGTGAACAGCTTCGCGGCGAACGAAACGCTCTGGAAGCAGAAGTTCGTCGCGGCCATGGTGAAGATGGGGAACATCGAGGTGCTCACCGGCACCCAGGGGGAGATCCGGCTCAACTGCAGCGTCGTCAACAACCGGTCGTCGGTGGCAGCCCCCGAGGCTCAGATGGCTCGCCACTACTACTCGGGATCCACCGCCTCCATCGAGGAGATCGCGACCAGCTGATGACATTAATTTGCCATACGTGTGCAATTCGTCCCACCACTCTATTGTGTTTGCATGCTTCGTCCCACCACTATGTTAGGTTAAGATCACTAAATATGAATGTATGCGTACGGTGTACACGCATATGTACCTCTGCTTTTCCCTACGCGTGAATAAAACGATGCTCTATTTGCGCACCTTGATTGACTCCAGGAGGAAGCAGTCCCCctgaatttttattttttttaaaacggaGACGCTAGGAGCGTCCGGCTTTAACTTAATAAAGCCCACAAACTTAGGCAGCGTTTACAGACGAGGACTAGGACAAACGTCACGAGCGCGGAGGCTCGGGTTCCGCTGGCACGAAGCACAGCAAGGTCACGAGCGCGGAGGCTCAAGTTACGCTGGCGCGAGAGCACAACAAGGTCGCAGGCAGGCCAGAGGCCAAAAAGTGAGCAAAGCGAGTCTATTACAGGCCAAAGACCAAAGAGCATAGAGCACGCAGGCTCGCTCGCAAGACAAAAGAAACCACTTCACGACGTAGAAGCGGCTGGCGGCTCCCTGGCCAAAACGTAGACTTGGCGAAGACGATCTTGAGCTTGCTTCATCTTGTCAGCATCCTTGTGCTtcgccaacggactccactgctgcataagaatgttgcatttgtaaAGAATATTAGCAGGGTGCGATGGGAAGATTCCCTCGATGGCAATTTTGTTCCTTGTAAGCCACATTGCCCAGGCTAGGGCACCGAGGCAACTCCAAAGGACACGTTTACTGCCACCCATCGTCGACGCAACTATGGCCGCTAGGTCAGCGGCCGATCGCGGGTCCCAATTGGTATTGGTGGCAGCTCGGACTGCactccaggcaaagcgcgctagggGGCAGCGGAAAAACACATGGTTCGCATCTTCCATGGTATTACAAATGGCACA from Triticum aestivum cultivar Chinese Spring chromosome 3B, IWGSC CS RefSeq v2.1, whole genome shotgun sequence includes these protein-coding regions:
- the LOC123065150 gene encoding peroxidase 1, coding for MVAAIVAVVVAVVCLRLPAVARGQLQVGFYNTSCPNAESLVQQAVASAFANDSGIAAGLIRLHFHDCFVRGCDASVLLVSANGTAERDAAPNKPSLRGFEVIDAAKAAVEKSCARTVSCADIVAFAARDSINLTGQAAYQVPSGRRDGNFSLDQDALNNLPPPTFTAQQLVDRFANKTLTAEEMVILSGAHTVGRSFCSSFLARIWNNTTATVDTGLSPAYAALLQALCPSSPNAATTTAVDPTTPAVLDNNYYKLLSLNLGLFFSDNQLRTNATLNTSVNSFAANETLWKQKFVAAMVKMGNIEVLTGTQGEIRLNCSVVNNRSSVAAPEAQMARHYYSGSTASIEEIATS